In a genomic window of Actinomycetota bacterium:
- a CDS encoding PilT/PilU family type 4a pilus ATPase, which produces MALLVSQFDGAAPLEAGASAVEGDLATTPVELEQILTAAVALGASDVHVRAGAPPLLRVSGQLFPLDLPDLTEQDASALVGQAMTSGADQAAFIRDHECDFALVSNSAARFRVNAYRARGADAMVLRLVREQVPSLVELGLPNVTGTLARATAGLVLVCGPTGSGKSTTLAALVDLINEERRCHILTIEDPIEFIHRNKLATISQRELHTDTFDFAQALRSGLRQDPDVILIGEIRDVETMRTALQAAETGHLVLASLHAKSVVDAVHRIVDMFPADEQRQARASVAESLQGILCQQLVASARGDGRVLICEVAVATPRVKEAVADSTKTALLGEIITDGEYYGMRSFEQDAVRLVLAGDVSLREAETVASNVTDLLVALRRAGFRE; this is translated from the coding sequence ATGGCTCTACTGGTTTCGCAATTCGACGGTGCCGCTCCACTTGAGGCCGGGGCGAGCGCAGTCGAGGGTGACTTGGCGACTACGCCTGTTGAACTCGAGCAGATACTCACGGCGGCAGTGGCGCTTGGCGCTTCCGATGTGCATGTCCGAGCCGGAGCCCCACCGCTCCTGCGTGTCTCAGGTCAGTTGTTCCCTCTCGATCTGCCCGATCTCACCGAGCAGGATGCTTCAGCACTCGTCGGGCAGGCGATGACGAGTGGAGCCGATCAGGCGGCGTTCATTCGCGACCACGAGTGCGATTTCGCCCTTGTCTCGAACTCGGCAGCCCGATTTCGCGTGAATGCCTACCGTGCTCGCGGGGCAGATGCGATGGTCCTGAGACTTGTCCGGGAGCAGGTTCCCAGTCTGGTGGAGCTGGGACTCCCGAATGTGACAGGCACCCTCGCGCGCGCCACTGCGGGGTTGGTGTTGGTCTGCGGACCGACGGGCTCGGGCAAGTCCACCACTCTGGCCGCTCTCGTGGACCTCATCAATGAGGAGCGTCGCTGTCACATCCTCACCATCGAGGATCCGATTGAGTTCATTCATCGGAACAAGTTGGCCACGATCAGCCAGCGCGAACTTCATACCGACACTTTCGACTTTGCGCAGGCACTGAGATCCGGTCTTCGCCAAGATCCCGACGTCATCCTGATCGGTGAGATCAGGGACGTCGAGACCATGCGTACGGCCTTGCAGGCAGCCGAGACAGGACATCTGGTGCTCGCCAGCCTCCACGCAAAGTCGGTCGTCGATGCCGTTCATCGCATCGTCGACATGTTTCCGGCAGACGAGCAGCGCCAGGCGCGAGCCTCGGTTGCCGAGTCCCTGCAAGGGATCCTCTGCCAGCAACTGGTGGCGTCTGCGCGTGGAGATGGGCGCGTGCTCATATGCGAGGTTGCCGTGGCGACTCCACGGGTAAAGGAGGCTGTGGCCGACTCCACGAAGACAGCGCTGCTGGGCGAGATCATCACCGATGGTGAGTACTACGGCATGCGTTCTTTCGAGCAGGATGCCGTCCGACTCGTACTCGCAGGCGACGTGTCTCTTCGCGAGGCCGAGACGGTGGCATCGAATGTGACGGATCTCCTTGTGGCGCTGAGACGGGCGGGATTCCGTGAATAG
- a CDS encoding ATPase, T2SS/T4P/T4SS family: protein MNSSSGSVAEILVMSGLITREQKAAAEAVATSRGEPVLNILVQQGSITKKDIVRATVQAAGLEFIDIMSLKVDESAVHLLTGDQARRYQVIPVAFEAQTLVVVADSQTAANWQIGEDLETITHHSVRFACAMKAEIAIRINQLYRAEYELGELVRDMLVDEKLIDIQAPVVSTSDAPLVRYVNLLLNQAISDKASDIHVEPSEDYIRIRFRIDGVLKEQAPAPKEMQSALISRLKIMAEMNIAERRVPQDGRLSLIWQGKKVDLRVNCLPTVWGEKIVMRILDNSSAQMTLSDLGFSAPNLSHWRDSFERPNGMLIVSGPTGSGKSTTLYATLNTVTKPEINIVTVEDPVEYRIPGINQIQTNAKAGLTFASALRSILRADPDVILIGEIRDYETAQIAVESALTGHLVLTTLHTNNAPSVITRLIEMGIEPFLVSSALACATSQRLARRLCPDCKRRVNKSVAELAVVHFEYQPDLDPTFYEPKGCSSCANTGYRGRMGLHEVMPMSEDIGRLAFGRATSDEVSRVAIDAGMRTLRQDGWLKVSQGLTTISEVLRVIA from the coding sequence GTGAATAGTTCTTCAGGCTCTGTCGCCGAAATCCTGGTGATGAGTGGCCTCATCACGAGAGAGCAGAAGGCGGCCGCGGAAGCGGTCGCGACTTCGCGGGGCGAGCCTGTGCTCAATATCTTGGTGCAGCAGGGAAGTATCACAAAGAAGGACATCGTGCGCGCGACAGTGCAAGCCGCTGGACTGGAGTTTATCGACATCATGAGCCTGAAGGTGGATGAGTCGGCGGTGCACCTGCTCACGGGTGATCAGGCACGCAGGTACCAGGTGATCCCCGTCGCATTCGAGGCACAGACCCTTGTCGTAGTCGCCGATTCGCAGACGGCGGCCAATTGGCAGATCGGTGAGGATCTGGAGACGATCACCCATCATTCTGTGCGATTCGCCTGTGCAATGAAGGCTGAGATCGCTATTCGCATCAATCAGTTGTACCGCGCAGAGTATGAACTCGGCGAACTCGTGCGTGACATGCTCGTCGACGAGAAGCTCATCGACATCCAGGCACCAGTGGTGTCGACGTCTGATGCTCCGCTGGTGCGCTATGTCAATCTGCTGCTGAATCAGGCGATCTCCGACAAGGCCTCCGATATCCACGTTGAGCCCAGCGAGGACTACATCCGAATCCGATTCAGGATCGATGGCGTGCTCAAAGAGCAGGCGCCGGCACCCAAGGAGATGCAGTCGGCCTTGATCTCGCGACTGAAGATCATGGCTGAAATGAACATCGCCGAACGCCGAGTACCGCAAGATGGACGACTGTCATTGATCTGGCAAGGCAAGAAGGTCGATCTGCGGGTCAACTGCTTGCCGACTGTGTGGGGCGAGAAGATCGTGATGCGCATTCTGGACAATTCCTCTGCCCAGATGACGTTATCGGATCTCGGCTTCTCTGCGCCGAACCTGAGTCATTGGCGGGACTCCTTCGAGCGACCCAATGGCATGCTGATTGTCAGTGGCCCGACCGGATCAGGAAAGTCCACGACCTTGTACGCGACTCTGAACACTGTCACAAAGCCTGAGATCAACATCGTGACGGTCGAGGATCCCGTCGAGTACCGCATCCCGGGCATCAACCAGATTCAGACGAATGCCAAGGCAGGGCTCACCTTCGCCTCAGCTCTGCGCTCGATTCTGCGTGCCGATCCTGATGTCATCCTGATCGGTGAGATTCGCGACTATGAGACCGCCCAGATCGCGGTGGAATCAGCGCTCACCGGTCATTTGGTTCTGACCACGCTGCATACCAACAATGCACCGAGTGTGATCACGCGGCTCATCGAAATGGGGATCGAGCCATTCCTGGTGAGCTCGGCACTCGCTTGCGCCACAAGTCAACGCCTGGCCCGGCGACTGTGCCCTGACTGCAAGCGTCGCGTGAACAAGAGCGTTGCTGAATTGGCGGTGGTGCACTTTGAGTATCAGCCGGATCTGGATCCCACCTTCTACGAGCCGAAAGGCTGCTCGAGCTGCGCGAACACCGGCTACCGAGGGCGCATGGGCCTGCATGAAGTGATGCCAATGTCTGAGGACATCGGCCGACTCGCATTCGGCCGGGCCACTTCCGATGAAGTAAGTCGGGTGGCGATCGATGCCGGCATGCGCACCCTTCGACAAGACGGCTGGCTGAAGGTCTCACAGGGGCTGACCACGATCAGCGAAGTCCTGCGCGTGATCGCCTAG
- the pilM gene encoding type IV pilus assembly protein PilM, translating into MAKGEFCLIGLDIGTTGIRAVELRRSRSTADLEIVRMACAELPPGVMSDGAVIDQPALAKAIRALWRQGRFRTRRLAFAVTDPNVLTRQLDLAWMPPDDFKAALRYQVQGSLPFDFDSVALDYHLLAEIERTDTKGQATTDNRVLVVATNREHTAAIASAIRKAGLEPVVADHAPFALIRSVCQGHLPNDASVHAVVDIGADQMTVVIHSEGQPRFIRTLSQLGSNLATRSIASALDIDSDEAEALKRSTGLNGAAPTVVSIAESSVFSTIVDSQAAEIDQRSLVALSELNTWAATIVGEIANSIDYYASGIGVAPVESVLLVGRAANLDGLRERIATQLPYPVQSADATMGLSVNPKLREYAQDAQAALAIGLAMAVKT; encoded by the coding sequence ATGGCCAAGGGCGAGTTCTGCCTCATAGGGCTCGATATCGGCACGACCGGCATCCGCGCCGTGGAACTTCGCCGATCGCGCTCGACTGCTGATCTCGAAATCGTCCGAATGGCCTGCGCGGAATTGCCACCGGGAGTCATGTCCGACGGTGCGGTCATCGACCAGCCCGCGTTGGCCAAGGCCATCCGTGCACTCTGGCGGCAGGGACGCTTCCGGACTCGGCGCCTGGCCTTCGCTGTTACTGATCCCAACGTGCTCACGCGTCAGCTGGATCTGGCATGGATGCCCCCAGACGATTTCAAAGCCGCACTTCGATACCAGGTGCAAGGCTCACTGCCATTCGACTTCGATTCCGTCGCGCTCGACTACCACCTGCTCGCCGAGATCGAGCGGACGGACACCAAAGGTCAGGCGACCACCGACAACAGAGTTCTTGTGGTGGCAACGAATCGTGAGCACACGGCCGCGATCGCGTCCGCAATCCGCAAGGCGGGCCTTGAGCCCGTCGTTGCCGACCACGCGCCCTTTGCTCTCATTCGTTCGGTCTGCCAAGGGCATTTGCCCAACGACGCAAGCGTGCACGCGGTAGTCGATATCGGAGCCGACCAGATGACCGTGGTCATTCACTCGGAAGGCCAGCCTCGGTTCATCCGCACCCTCAGCCAACTTGGGAGCAATCTTGCCACCCGATCGATCGCGAGTGCGCTCGATATCGACAGTGACGAGGCCGAGGCGCTCAAGCGCTCAACAGGGTTGAACGGGGCAGCCCCAACCGTGGTCTCCATCGCAGAATCGAGCGTGTTCAGCACGATCGTGGATTCGCAAGCCGCCGAGATCGACCAGCGCTCTTTGGTAGCCCTCAGCGAACTCAATACCTGGGCCGCCACCATCGTCGGTGAGATCGCCAATTCCATCGACTACTACGCATCGGGCATAGGTGTTGCTCCCGTCGAATCAGTTCTCCTTGTAGGGCGTGCGGCGAATCTCGATGGATTGCGCGAGCGCATTGCGACTCAATTGCCCTATCCAGTGCAAAGTGCCGACGCAACCATGGGCCTCAGCGTCAATCCGAAGCTTCGAGAGTATGCACAGGATGCTCAGGCCGCGCTGGCCATAGGTCTGGCCATGGCGGTTAAGACATGA